The Caldilineales bacterium DNA window CAGCATGGGCCGTCGAATAAACCATGCCTGAATACTTGTTCTCTACCTCAGTTGTTAATGTTCAGGGCCGACCTTTGGGTCCCCCTAAATTTTGCGCAAAATTCGAGCATCACGCATCACGCACCACCCCATCTCAACCACGCACCACGCAACACGCAACACGCCCCACGTAACACCCCATGCCCTACACCAACAACATCTCCGGCCAGATCGAAGGCGTCGTCCTCAAGGAACTTGTCACGCACGCCGACCCGCGCGGCTTCTTCCGCGAGGTCATCCGTGTCACCGACGCCTTCTTCAGCGACGGTGACGCGGCCGCCCAGGGCTTCGGCCAGTGGAGCCATGCCCGCAACTTCCAGGGCGTGATCAAAGCCTGGCACATCCACCAGAAACAGACCGACTGGTGGTACTGCCCGCTCGGCAACCTCAAAGTCGCCCTCTACGACGCCCGCCCCACCAGCCCCAGCCACGGCCAGTTGATGGAACTCTACCTGGGCGACAACTACCCCCCCGCCGTGCTGCGCATCCCGCCCGGCGTCGCCCACGGCTACAGAGTCCTCAGCGCCGAGGCCCACATGCTGTATATCACCAGCCACACCTACGACCCCGCCGACGAAGGCCGCATCCCCCACGACGACCCCGTGATCGGCTACGACTGGCTGGCCGGGCATAAGATTACATAGTGTTCCGTGTTCCGTGTTCCGTGTTTAGATGGCGCAGTTTCTACGCAACACGCAACACGCAATAACCAATTACCAATTACCAACACCCACGTGCCTCCTCCCCCCACCACCCTCGGCCCCTACCGCATCGAACGTGAAATCGGGCGCGGGGGCGCGGCCATCGTCTATCTGGCCCAGCACGAACGCCTGGAGCGCCCGGTCGCGCTCAAACTCCTGCAGCCACACCTGCAGAACGACGCCGGCTTCGTCGAACGCTTCCTGTTCGAGGCCCGCGCCGCCGCCCGGCTCGACCACCCCAACATCGTCGCCGTCTACGACGCCGGGCAGATCGACGGCGCCGACTACATCGCCATGGAGTACGTCGAGGGCGAATCACTGGCCGACATCCTCCGCCGCGTCGCCGGCCCGCTCCCGCTCGACTTCACCACCAGCGCCATCAACCAGGTGGCCGCCGCCCTCGACTACGCCCACCAGCGCGGGGTCGTCCACCGCGACGTCAAACCCAGCAACATCCTCGTGCGCGACAGCGGGCACGTCCTCCTGACCGATTTCGGCATCGCCCGCGCCGCCAGCCTCAGCGCCTCCACCCAGGCCGGCGCCATCCTGGGCACACCCGAATACATGGCCCCCGAACAGGCCGAGAGCAGACCGGTGGATGGCCGCAGCGATGTCTACAGCCTGGCCATCGTCGCCTACCACATGCTGACCGGCGCACCGCCCTTTCATGGCCCCACCCCCCAGGCCACCCTCTACGCCCACCTTCACCAGCCGCTGCCCGACCCGCGCGACCGCAACCCCGCGCTCTCACCGGCCCTCGCCACCGTCCTGGCCACCGGCGCCGCCAAAGCGCCCGAACGCCGCTATCCCACCGCCGGCGCCTTTGCCCAGGCCCTGGCCGGCCCTTCCCCAGCCGCCGCTCCGCCCCCGCCGGCAGCCCCGTCCGTCACGCCGCCCCAACCGCGGCGGCGCGGCTCCAACCTCTGGATCTTCATCCTCATCGGCTTCCTGCTGGGCCTGGCCGCCCTCTCGTTGGCCGTTTGGGGCATCCTCAGCAGCCAGACGCCCGGCGCCCGCCCACCCGCCACGCCAACCCCCGCCGTCGTCGGCATCGCCCCCACCGCCGCCCCACCCACCCTCACCCTGGCCCCCATCGTCCCGCCTGCCACCCCCACCCCGGCGGCCACGCCCATCGCCAGCCCCACAGCCGAACCGACCGCCACCCCGCCACCCTCCCCCACCACCGCCCCGCCCTCCGCCCCCCGCCTTGCCTACGTCTCCGACCGCACCGGCAGCCCGCAGATCTACCTGCTCGCCAGCGACGGCGCTTTCGACCAGCCACTGACGCGTGAGGGCCGCAACGACCATCCTTTCTGGTCGCCTGACGGCAGCCTGATCTTCTTCAGCAGCGACCGCGATGGCCAACCGGCCTTGTGGTCGATGCGCCCCGATGGCAGCGAGCCGACCCGCATCTTCGCTGCTGCCGACGCCGCCAACTACAGCCTCAGCCCCGACGGCCTTCACGTCGCCTTCGCCCGCAAACTCGATGGCCAGTACGACCTCTTCCTCGATGGCGCACCCTGGCTGACCCTGCCCGGCGACCAGACCGCCTTCTGGTGGGCGCCGGACGGCGGCCGCATCCTCTTCGAAGACCTCAGCGACGGCCACAAAACCCTGGCCGTCGCCACCCTTGGCAGCAGCGTCCCCGTCACCCTCACGGCGCCTGGCTACGATAGCTGGAACCCCAGCTGGGGGCCAGACGGCCGCGCGGTCGCCTACGCCTCCACCCTCGATGGCAACGCCGGCATCTATCGCCAGGAAATCGGGTCGGGGGAGCGGGTGCGCCTGACCCCGCTCGAAATCTGGAGCCAGGCGCCGGTCTGGTCGGCCGACGGCGCCGCCATCGCCTACATCGCCGGCGAACCCGACCAGACCTGGACGCTGACCACGATCTGGGCCGATGGCAGCGGCCGGCGGCCGCTCTACAACCCTGTCTTTCCTGAAGCAACGGCGGCGTGGTCGAAGGCCGGCGACCGGCTGGCCTTTCTTGTCGATGATGGCGACCGGGAGATAGCCGTCATCGGGCGCGATGGCGGCGGATTTCGCCGGCTGACCAACAACAGCGCCAACGACTGGAACCCGGTTTGGGAACCTCGGTAGGGACTGGCGGCTCCAGCTCCGTCAGTTCGTCGCCACAATGACGCTGTGACTGCAACAGGCGCGTCGTTTAGGGGCTGGCGGCGCCTGTTCCGTCAGTCCGTCGCCACCGCCACCAGACCGGGCCTGTCGCTGATCGTGATCCGCTTGCGCCCAATGACGATCAGGCCGCGGCCCTTCAACTCGTTGAGCACCTGCGTGGCCGTCTCGCGATAGGTGCCCACCATCTCGGCCAGATCCTGGTGGGTCAGGCCGCTGACCTGGTCGGCCTCGCCGGCCAATCGCAAGAGGATGGAGGCCAGGCGGGCGGGGATGCTCTTGAAGGCCAGATCTTCGAGGCGGGATTCAGCCTCGCGCAGGCGCCGGCCGATGACTTCCAGCATCCGCAGCGCCAACTGCGGGCGTTGCAGGATCAGCCGTTCCAGATCGGCGCGGTTCAGAAGACCCAGCGTGCAATCCTCCGTCGCCTCGGCAAAGGTGTTGTGCATTTGCTGGCCCAACAGCGCCATCTCGCCAAACAACGACCCCGGGCCCAGCGAGGTGATCACCAACTTCTTGCCCTCGGGCGAGATGCGGTACAACTGCACGGCGCCTTCCTTGAGGATGAAGATCACATCGCCACTTTCTTCGGGCCGGTAAAACACCTTGCCTTTGCGCACCGCGCTCGGTGTGCTGATCCGCTCCAATTCCTCTCGCTCCTTCTCCGAAAGGGCCTGAAACAAATCGATCGTCGAGAGATGTCGGATTCTATCGTCCATGACAGCAAACCTCTAGTCGTTGAGATTAGGATAGAGAACTACAATTGCCATTATAGTGCGGGGCGTAGGGAATAGCAAGAACCCCGCCAGACTTTGCTCAACAGCGGGCGAGGGGGCTAGAATGGCGGGCGATGCGCGTCGTCATGTTATCCAAAGCCTGCATCGTAGGCGCTTACCAGGGGAAGCTGGAGGAACTGGCGCGGCTGCCGGGGATCGAGTTGGTGGCCCTGGTGCCGCCTAGCTGGCGCGATAGCCGCGGCGAGCAAGTGCTGGAGCGCGCCTTCACCCGCGGCTATGAACTGCGCCCCACCCCCCTCCTCTTCAACGGCCGCTTCCACCTCCACCACTACCCCCGGTTGGGCGATGAACTGAAGACCCTGCGCCCCGACCTGCTGCACATCGACGAAGAACCCTACAACCTGGCCACCCGCCACGCCCTGGGATTGGCGGCCGGCCTCGGCATCCCGGCCTGCTTCTTCACCTGGCAGAACCTCAACCGCCGCTACCCGCCGCCCTTTGGCCGCTGGGAGCGCTACTGCTTCCGCCACGCCGCCCACGCCATCGCCGGCAACCACGCCGCCGCCGCCGTGCTGCGCGCCAAAGGCTACACCGGCCCCCTCGCCGTCATCCCCCAGTTCGGCATCGACCCGGCCCTCTTCGCCCCCGCCCCCCCGCCCCCCCGGCCCTTCACCATCGGCTATGCCGGCGGCCTGGTGCCCGAAAAGGGCCTGGACACCCTCCTGGCTGCCTGCGCCCGGTTGCAAGGCGATTGGCGGCTGCGGCTGGTGGGCAGCGGCGCCCACCGCGGCCCACTGCAAGCCCTGGCCGCCCAACTTGGCATCGCCCAGCGCCTGACCTGGCTGCCCAAGCTCCCCTCCACGCAGATGCCATCCTTCTACCATTCGTTGGATGTCTTCGTCCTGCCCTCGCGCACGCGGCCAAACTGGATGGAGCAATTCGGCCGGGTGCTGATCGAGGCCATGGCCTCTGAGGTCGCCGTCGTCGGCTCGGACAGCGGCGAGATCCCCCACGTCATCGGCGACGCCGGCCTCATCTTCCCCGAAGGCGAGGCCGAAGCCCTGGCCGCCCACCTGCGCCGGCTGCAAACCGACCCCGCCCTCCGCGGCGACCTCGGCCGCCGTGGCCGCGCTCGCGCCCTGGCGTGCTTCACGCAGGCGCATGTGGCCGGCGCCACCTACGCTGTCTACCGCCAGATGCTGGCCCCGGCCGCCCGCGCCCTGACCCTGGCCCCCGTGTGAGCGCGCCGCCCTCGTACCCGCGCCCGCCCAACCCGCTGGCCCCGCCGCCCGCCGCCGTCCGCCTGCGCCGCCGCCTGATGCGAGCACTGGCGCTGCCGTGGTCGCGAGGTTGGCTGGCCCCGCCGCCCGCAAGCAACCGCCCGCCCCGGCTGTTGCTCATCCGTCCCGACCACCTGGGCGACCTCATCTTCCTCGGCCCGGCGCTGCACTGGCTACGGGCGCAGGCCCCCGCCGCCCATCTCACCTTGGCCATCGGCCCCTGGGGCCGGCCGGCCTTGCCCGCCCTGGCCGGGGCCTACGACGAGCTGCTCGTGTTCCCCTTTCCTGGCTTCGAGCGCGGGGAACGGGCGGGGATTGGGGAGCGTTGGGCGGGGCTACCACGGCTGGCCGGGCGCTTGCGCCCGCTCGGCTTCGACGCCGCCCTCCTCCTGCGCCCCGACCACTGGTGGGGAGCGATGTTGGCGGCGCTGGCCGGCATCCCGCAGCGGCTGGGCTATGCCACCGCCGAAACCACGCCCTGGCTGACCACCGCCCTGCCGCTGCCGCGCCAGCACGCCGCCGCCAGCAACCTGGCCCTGGCTGCCGCCTGGCTCGGCCAACCCGCCCCCTCCACCCCAGAACAGGCGCCCCTCCGTTTCGCCCTC harbors:
- a CDS encoding dTDP-4-dehydrorhamnose 3,5-epimerase family protein translates to MPYTNNISGQIEGVVLKELVTHADPRGFFREVIRVTDAFFSDGDAAAQGFGQWSHARNFQGVIKAWHIHQKQTDWWYCPLGNLKVALYDARPTSPSHGQLMELYLGDNYPPAVLRIPPGVAHGYRVLSAEAHMLYITSHTYDPADEGRIPHDDPVIGYDWLAGHKIT
- a CDS encoding serine/threonine-protein kinase, translated to MPPPPTTLGPYRIEREIGRGGAAIVYLAQHERLERPVALKLLQPHLQNDAGFVERFLFEARAAARLDHPNIVAVYDAGQIDGADYIAMEYVEGESLADILRRVAGPLPLDFTTSAINQVAAALDYAHQRGVVHRDVKPSNILVRDSGHVLLTDFGIARAASLSASTQAGAILGTPEYMAPEQAESRPVDGRSDVYSLAIVAYHMLTGAPPFHGPTPQATLYAHLHQPLPDPRDRNPALSPALATVLATGAAKAPERRYPTAGAFAQALAGPSPAAAPPPPAAPSVTPPQPRRRGSNLWIFILIGFLLGLAALSLAVWGILSSQTPGARPPATPTPAVVGIAPTAAPPTLTLAPIVPPATPTPAATPIASPTAEPTATPPPSPTTAPPSAPRLAYVSDRTGSPQIYLLASDGAFDQPLTREGRNDHPFWSPDGSLIFFSSDRDGQPALWSMRPDGSEPTRIFAAADAANYSLSPDGLHVAFARKLDGQYDLFLDGAPWLTLPGDQTAFWWAPDGGRILFEDLSDGHKTLAVATLGSSVPVTLTAPGYDSWNPSWGPDGRAVAYASTLDGNAGIYRQEIGSGERVRLTPLEIWSQAPVWSADGAAIAYIAGEPDQTWTLTTIWADGSGRRPLYNPVFPEATAAWSKAGDRLAFLVDDGDREIAVIGRDGGGFRRLTNNSANDWNPVWEPR
- a CDS encoding Crp/Fnr family transcriptional regulator, producing MRHLSTIDLFQALSEKEREELERISTPSAVRKGKVFYRPEESGDVIFILKEGAVQLYRISPEGKKLVITSLGPGSLFGEMALLGQQMHNTFAEATEDCTLGLLNRADLERLILQRPQLALRMLEVIGRRLREAESRLEDLAFKSIPARLASILLRLAGEADQVSGLTHQDLAEMVGTYRETATQVLNELKGRGLIVIGRKRITISDRPGLVAVATD
- a CDS encoding glycosyltransferase family 4 protein produces the protein MRVVMLSKACIVGAYQGKLEELARLPGIELVALVPPSWRDSRGEQVLERAFTRGYELRPTPLLFNGRFHLHHYPRLGDELKTLRPDLLHIDEEPYNLATRHALGLAAGLGIPACFFTWQNLNRRYPPPFGRWERYCFRHAAHAIAGNHAAAAVLRAKGYTGPLAVIPQFGIDPALFAPAPPPPRPFTIGYAGGLVPEKGLDTLLAACARLQGDWRLRLVGSGAHRGPLQALAAQLGIAQRLTWLPKLPSTQMPSFYHSLDVFVLPSRTRPNWMEQFGRVLIEAMASEVAVVGSDSGEIPHVIGDAGLIFPEGEAEALAAHLRRLQTDPALRGDLGRRGRARALACFTQAHVAGATYAVYRQMLAPAARALTLAPV
- a CDS encoding glycosyltransferase family 9 protein is translated as MSAPPSYPRPPNPLAPPPAAVRLRRRLMRALALPWSRGWLAPPPASNRPPRLLLIRPDHLGDLIFLGPALHWLRAQAPAAHLTLAIGPWGRPALPALAGAYDELLVFPFPGFERGERAGIGERWAGLPRLAGRLRPLGFDAALLLRPDHWWGAMLAALAGIPQRLGYATAETTPWLTTALPLPRQHAAASNLALAAAWLGQPAPSTPEQAPLRFALDDRDRQDVMDLLTGIGLGSDRRLVVIHPGAGAAVKLWRAEGWGQVAQALAGQGLAVVVTAGPGEEALAAAVTAASGGAAIDLAGRTSFGQLAALLAAASLALGPDSGPLHLAVAVGTPTVHLFGPADPRLYGPWGSPDRHLVLRSAWGCIPCGRLDWPDLPAHGCVGAITVGQVVAAAERVLVG